The following are from one region of the Francisella opportunistica genome:
- the tadA gene encoding tRNA adenosine(34) deaminase TadA codes for MFNDANYDIFFMQKAYEQALLAHQAGEVPIGAVLVKNGQIIAQNFNQTISLNDPTAHAEILVLRSAAIELSNYRLVNTKLYVTLEPCIMCLGGLIQARVSELVYACDDSRVGAFSREKLHQNKNINHNLGVTAGVMADKCSKLLKDFFKQRRN; via the coding sequence ATGTTTAATGATGCAAATTATGATATTTTTTTTATGCAAAAAGCTTATGAACAGGCATTGCTAGCTCATCAAGCTGGTGAAGTTCCGATAGGAGCAGTGCTTGTTAAGAATGGACAAATAATCGCACAAAATTTTAATCAAACTATAAGCTTAAATGACCCAACTGCGCATGCAGAGATCTTGGTTTTACGCTCAGCAGCGATAGAGTTAAGCAACTACAGATTAGTCAATACAAAATTGTATGTTACTTTAGAGCCATGTATAATGTGCTTAGGTGGTTTGATTCAGGCAAGAGTATCGGAATTAGTTTATGCTTGTGATGATAGTCGAGTAGGAGCTTTTTCACGTGAAAAGCTACATCAAAATAAGAATATTAACCATAACCTTGGAGTAACAGCTGGAGTAATGGCTGATAAATGTAGCAAACTTCTAAAGGATTTTTTTAAACAAAGAAGAAATTAG